One segment of Desulfovibrio sp. X2 DNA contains the following:
- a CDS encoding DsrE family protein: protein MDTRRLGLVWVTGDPEAARNMVLMYALNAKLKGWWDEVRLIVWGPSARLLSENAEVSAELENLAAAGVELWACKACADRYGVSDWLAQLGINVLYVGEPFSKMLQGGWTCLTV, encoded by the coding sequence ATGGACACGAGACGGCTCGGCCTGGTCTGGGTCACGGGCGATCCGGAGGCGGCGCGCAACATGGTCCTGATGTACGCCCTGAACGCCAAGCTCAAGGGCTGGTGGGACGAGGTGCGGCTCATCGTCTGGGGGCCGTCGGCCAGGCTGCTGAGCGAGAACGCCGAGGTCTCCGCCGAGCTCGAGAACCTGGCCGCGGCCGGGGTGGAGCTCTGGGCCTGCAAGGCCTGCGCGGACCGCTACGGCGTCTCCGACTGGCTGGCCCAGCTCGGCATCAACGTGCTCTACGTGGGCGAGCCCTTCAGCAAGATGCTGCAGGGCGGCTGGACCTGCCTGACGGTCTGA
- a CDS encoding serine O-acetyltransferase, with protein MKDTTKDGAGIGVAPKAGAAKNGNGSNGYGPAIERVATSLCDPCSYEGVYHQPQHEQPMPSLAALEDIMERLKAVLFPGYFGDSEIRPETMRFHIGAHLDAISRLLCEQIKRGFCFVCPRDETHRTCEECEQRAHSMSVRFLEQLPEIRRLLATDVDAAFRGDPAAKSPGETIFCYPSIMALTHHRVAHELHKLGVSIIPRIITEMAHSRTGIDIHPGAQIGEHFFIDHGTGVVIGETCVIGNGVRLYQGVTLGAKSFPKDDTGMLVKGQPRHPVVEDDVTIYSGATILGRVTLGKGAVIGGNVWLMRSVPAGSRVMQPPGQREAYVEGLDI; from the coding sequence ATGAAGGACACGACCAAGGACGGCGCGGGCATAGGCGTCGCCCCAAAGGCAGGCGCCGCGAAGAACGGCAACGGGAGCAACGGCTACGGCCCGGCCATCGAGCGGGTGGCCACCTCGCTGTGCGATCCCTGCTCCTACGAGGGCGTCTACCATCAGCCGCAGCACGAGCAGCCCATGCCCTCGCTCGCGGCCCTCGAGGACATCATGGAGCGGCTGAAGGCCGTGCTCTTCCCGGGCTACTTCGGCGACTCCGAGATCAGGCCCGAGACCATGCGCTTCCACATCGGCGCGCACCTGGACGCCATCAGCCGCCTGCTCTGCGAGCAGATCAAGCGCGGCTTCTGCTTCGTCTGCCCGCGCGACGAGACGCACCGCACCTGCGAGGAGTGCGAGCAGCGCGCCCACAGCATGTCCGTGCGCTTCCTGGAGCAGCTGCCTGAGATCCGCCGCCTGCTGGCCACGGACGTGGACGCGGCGTTCCGCGGCGACCCGGCGGCCAAGAGCCCGGGCGAGACCATCTTCTGCTACCCCTCGATCATGGCGCTGACGCACCACCGCGTGGCGCACGAGCTGCACAAGCTCGGCGTGTCCATCATCCCGCGCATCATCACGGAGATGGCCCACTCGCGCACGGGCATCGACATCCACCCGGGCGCGCAGATCGGCGAGCACTTCTTCATCGACCACGGCACCGGCGTGGTCATCGGCGAGACCTGCGTCATCGGCAACGGCGTGCGCCTCTACCAGGGCGTCACCCTCGGGGCCAAGTCCTTCCCCAAGGACGACACCGGCATGCTGGTCAAGGGACAGCCGCGCCACCCCGTGGTCGAGGACGACGTGACCATCTACTCCGGCGCCACCATCCTCGGCCGCGTGACGCTGGGCAAGGGCGCGGTCATCGGCGGCAACGTCTGGCTCATGCGCTCCGTGCCCGCCGGGTCCAGGGTCATGCAGCCCCCGGGACAGCGCGAGGCCTACGTGGAAGGGCTGGACATCTAG
- a CDS encoding MBL fold metallo-hydrolase, with amino-acid sequence MILHSFILGPLANNCYVIADKATRTASVIDPGLAPESVVEYLRRFGFSLESILLTHLHVDHVLGVADLLDACGADGTAVLASDKDLAIGDEPLTRGGKWGLPRVRDFDFTPLAPGRLTVLGQPCLAIEVPGHSPGSLCFYFPAMESLFTGDTLFRGTVGRTDHAFGDGDLLVRTIAERLFLLPDATEVYPGHGRETTIAREKERNRFFAATRAG; translated from the coding sequence ATGATCCTCCATTCCTTCATCCTCGGCCCCCTGGCCAACAACTGCTACGTCATCGCGGACAAGGCGACGCGGACGGCCTCGGTCATCGACCCCGGCCTCGCGCCCGAGTCCGTGGTCGAGTACCTGCGCCGTTTCGGTTTCAGCCTCGAGAGCATCCTGCTGACCCACCTGCACGTCGACCACGTGCTCGGCGTGGCCGACCTCCTGGACGCGTGCGGCGCGGACGGCACGGCAGTCCTCGCCAGCGACAAGGATTTGGCGATCGGGGACGAGCCCCTGACCCGGGGCGGCAAGTGGGGCCTGCCGCGCGTGCGCGACTTCGACTTCACCCCCCTGGCGCCCGGACGGCTGACCGTGCTCGGCCAGCCCTGCCTGGCCATAGAGGTGCCGGGCCACTCGCCGGGCAGCCTCTGCTTCTACTTCCCGGCCATGGAGTCGCTCTTCACCGGCGACACGCTGTTTCGCGGCACAGTGGGCCGTACGGACCACGCCTTCGGCGACGGCGATCTCCTGGTGCGCACCATCGCGGAACGCCTCTTCCTCCTGCCCGACGCCACCGAGGTCTACCCGGGCCACGGCCGCGAGACGACCATCGCCAGGGAAAAGGAACGCAACAGGTTCTTCGCGGCCACGCGGGCCGGGTAG